One region of Salvia miltiorrhiza cultivar Shanhuang (shh) chromosome 3, IMPLAD_Smil_shh, whole genome shotgun sequence genomic DNA includes:
- the LOC131017735 gene encoding uncharacterized protein LOC131017735 isoform X2 translates to MEFGHSGDVMKKRSSFGLSVADEKIKLIDILSEDDYFLVACDHSLQSSVSGIERMEQKEQNLCVQESRTSFLRRSLAWNSAFFNSSGVLDPDELFFMNNGASATSLLPAAHEVRNRRSESESTKNNVSIFGDWFELQPSITESKSSKALNVVERSSKSRPKQIAQSSRICDRSCNSKIKSDRTSIGRSINVESEGKMKKESFSRRASGIRNWPAISNHNMENKSTRTSLGQGLVMGEKSAYKISSNLQPITSLSAAKFSPIFTPTSAAASALSKSKSELKKTQPSASSSTSKISRLSFRKKGIGNISASTHSTSSFASPANPTRHFPSATLFSPVHKQRRSVDSKDVKEASNLQSSLQIPKSMRPSGLRPPSPRHRFFDESTPQHAERSRKMPQRNRKNPSSESSKRDITAAAIDEKNGKKEVNFPVHQLDNLCRNFEAVALESEKISRVKEENKQPSSRMASSRPCRRTPLADKTPKCNFSRAFASPLMEPKKDQKLARRASSVRYA, encoded by the exons ATGGAATTTGGGCATAGTGGCGATGTGATGAAGAAGAGGTCAAGTTTTGGATTAAGTGTTGCTGATGAGAAGATTAAACTGATTGATATTCTGTCTGAAGATGATTACTTTCTTGTTGCTTGTGATCATTCTCTTCAATCCTCCGTCTCAG GAATTGAAAGAATGGAACAAAAAGAGCAGAATCTGTGTGTTCAAGAATCAAGAACAAGTTTTCTAAGAAGAAGCTTAGCATGGAACAGCGCCTTTTTCAACAGTTCAG GAGTTCTGGATCCTGATGAACTCTTCTTCATGAACAATGGAGCCAGTGCGACCAGTCTTCTACCTGCTGCTCATGAAGTCCGAAATCGAAGATCCGAATCTGAATCCACTAAAAATAATGTCAGCATTTTTGGAGACTGGTTTGAGCTTCAACCATCAATCACTGAATCCAAGTCAAGTAAAGCTTTGAATGTGGTAGAAAGAAGTTCAAAATCTAGACCTAAACAAATTGCCCAAT CTTCAAGAATATGTGATAGGTCTTGTAATAGCAAG ATTAAATCTGATCGAACTTCGATTGGAAGAAGCATCAATGTCGAGAGCGAAGGGAAGATGAAAAAGGAg tcattctccagAAGAGCATCAGGCATCAGGAATTGGCCAGCAATATCAAACCACAATATGGAGAATAAATCCACAAGAACTAGTTTAG GGCAAGGTTTGGTGATGGGAGAGAAATCAGCTTACAAGATTTCATCAAATCTTCAACCTATTACCTCTCTCTCTGCAGCCAAATTCTCTCCCATCTTCACACCAACATCTGCAGCAGCTTCTGCCCTTTCCAAATCAAAATCCGAATTAAAGAAAACTCAACCTTCTGCTTCATCTTCAACCTCCAAAATTTCAAGACTCTCATTTAGGAAAAAAGGGATTGGAAATATCAGTGCTTCAACTCATTCAACAAGCTCATTTGCGTCGCCTGCGAATCCGACCCGCCATTTCCCCTCTGCAACGCTCTTTTCGCCCGTTCACAAGCAGCGAAGATCCGTTGATTCGAAAGATGTGAAAGAAGCATCGAATTTGCAGAGCAGCTTGCAAATCCCGAAGAGTATGAGGCCTTCTGGACTGCGGCCACCTTCGCCCCGCCACAGATTCTTCGATGAG AGCACTCCTCAGCACGCGGAAAGAAGCAGAAAAATGCCTCAGAGAAATCGCAAGAACCCTAGCTCAGAATCGAGTAAAAGGGATATTACAGCTGCCGCCATTGATGAGAAAAATGGGAAGAAGGAAGTGAATTTTCCCGTGCATCAACTTGATAATCTCTGCAGAAATTTTGAGGCCGTCGCTCTGGAAAGCGAGAAAATCAGTCGTGTGAAAGAAGAAAATAAGCAGCCGAGTTCAAGAATGGCTTCATCGAGGCCGTGTAGGAGAACTCCGCTCGCAGACAAAACACCCAAATGCAATTTCAGTAGAGCATTTGCATCGCCATTGATGGAACCAAAGAAAGATCAGAAGTTGGCGAGGAGGGCATCATCTGTTAGATATGCTTAG
- the LOC131017735 gene encoding uncharacterized protein LOC131017735 isoform X1 — translation MEFGHSGDVMKKRSSFGLSVADEKIKLIDILSEDDYFLVACDHSLQSSVSGIERMEQKEQNLCVQESRTSFLRRSLAWNSAFFNSSGVLDPDELFFMNNGASATSLLPAAHEVRNRRSESESTKNNVSIFGDWFELQPSITESKSSKALNVVERSSKSRPKQIAQSSRICDRSCNSKVVIKSDRTSIGRSINVESEGKMKKESFSRRASGIRNWPAISNHNMENKSTRTSLGQGLVMGEKSAYKISSNLQPITSLSAAKFSPIFTPTSAAASALSKSKSELKKTQPSASSSTSKISRLSFRKKGIGNISASTHSTSSFASPANPTRHFPSATLFSPVHKQRRSVDSKDVKEASNLQSSLQIPKSMRPSGLRPPSPRHRFFDESTPQHAERSRKMPQRNRKNPSSESSKRDITAAAIDEKNGKKEVNFPVHQLDNLCRNFEAVALESEKISRVKEENKQPSSRMASSRPCRRTPLADKTPKCNFSRAFASPLMEPKKDQKLARRASSVRYA, via the exons ATGGAATTTGGGCATAGTGGCGATGTGATGAAGAAGAGGTCAAGTTTTGGATTAAGTGTTGCTGATGAGAAGATTAAACTGATTGATATTCTGTCTGAAGATGATTACTTTCTTGTTGCTTGTGATCATTCTCTTCAATCCTCCGTCTCAG GAATTGAAAGAATGGAACAAAAAGAGCAGAATCTGTGTGTTCAAGAATCAAGAACAAGTTTTCTAAGAAGAAGCTTAGCATGGAACAGCGCCTTTTTCAACAGTTCAG GAGTTCTGGATCCTGATGAACTCTTCTTCATGAACAATGGAGCCAGTGCGACCAGTCTTCTACCTGCTGCTCATGAAGTCCGAAATCGAAGATCCGAATCTGAATCCACTAAAAATAATGTCAGCATTTTTGGAGACTGGTTTGAGCTTCAACCATCAATCACTGAATCCAAGTCAAGTAAAGCTTTGAATGTGGTAGAAAGAAGTTCAAAATCTAGACCTAAACAAATTGCCCAAT CTTCAAGAATATGTGATAGGTCTTGTAATAGCAAGGTGGTT ATTAAATCTGATCGAACTTCGATTGGAAGAAGCATCAATGTCGAGAGCGAAGGGAAGATGAAAAAGGAg tcattctccagAAGAGCATCAGGCATCAGGAATTGGCCAGCAATATCAAACCACAATATGGAGAATAAATCCACAAGAACTAGTTTAG GGCAAGGTTTGGTGATGGGAGAGAAATCAGCTTACAAGATTTCATCAAATCTTCAACCTATTACCTCTCTCTCTGCAGCCAAATTCTCTCCCATCTTCACACCAACATCTGCAGCAGCTTCTGCCCTTTCCAAATCAAAATCCGAATTAAAGAAAACTCAACCTTCTGCTTCATCTTCAACCTCCAAAATTTCAAGACTCTCATTTAGGAAAAAAGGGATTGGAAATATCAGTGCTTCAACTCATTCAACAAGCTCATTTGCGTCGCCTGCGAATCCGACCCGCCATTTCCCCTCTGCAACGCTCTTTTCGCCCGTTCACAAGCAGCGAAGATCCGTTGATTCGAAAGATGTGAAAGAAGCATCGAATTTGCAGAGCAGCTTGCAAATCCCGAAGAGTATGAGGCCTTCTGGACTGCGGCCACCTTCGCCCCGCCACAGATTCTTCGATGAG AGCACTCCTCAGCACGCGGAAAGAAGCAGAAAAATGCCTCAGAGAAATCGCAAGAACCCTAGCTCAGAATCGAGTAAAAGGGATATTACAGCTGCCGCCATTGATGAGAAAAATGGGAAGAAGGAAGTGAATTTTCCCGTGCATCAACTTGATAATCTCTGCAGAAATTTTGAGGCCGTCGCTCTGGAAAGCGAGAAAATCAGTCGTGTGAAAGAAGAAAATAAGCAGCCGAGTTCAAGAATGGCTTCATCGAGGCCGTGTAGGAGAACTCCGCTCGCAGACAAAACACCCAAATGCAATTTCAGTAGAGCATTTGCATCGCCATTGATGGAACCAAAGAAAGATCAGAAGTTGGCGAGGAGGGCATCATCTGTTAGATATGCTTAG
- the LOC131017735 gene encoding uncharacterized protein LOC131017735 isoform X4, producing MEFGHSGDVMKKRSSFGLSVADEKIKLIDILSEDDYFLVACDHSLQSSVSGIERMEQKEQNLCVQESRTSFLRRSLAWNSAFFNSSGVLDPDELFFMNNGASATSLLPAAHEVRNRRSESESTKNNVSIFGDWFELQPSITESKSSKALNVVERSSKSRPKQIAQSSRICDRSCNSKVVIKSDRTSIGRSINVESEGKMKKESFSRRASGIRNWPAISNHNMENKSTRTSLAKFSPIFTPTSAAASALSKSKSELKKTQPSASSSTSKISRLSFRKKGIGNISASTHSTSSFASPANPTRHFPSATLFSPVHKQRRSVDSKDVKEASNLQSSLQIPKSMRPSGLRPPSPRHRFFDESTPQHAERSRKMPQRNRKNPSSESSKRDITAAAIDEKNGKKEVNFPVHQLDNLCRNFEAVALESEKISRVKEENKQPSSRMASSRPCRRTPLADKTPKCNFSRAFASPLMEPKKDQKLARRASSVRYA from the exons ATGGAATTTGGGCATAGTGGCGATGTGATGAAGAAGAGGTCAAGTTTTGGATTAAGTGTTGCTGATGAGAAGATTAAACTGATTGATATTCTGTCTGAAGATGATTACTTTCTTGTTGCTTGTGATCATTCTCTTCAATCCTCCGTCTCAG GAATTGAAAGAATGGAACAAAAAGAGCAGAATCTGTGTGTTCAAGAATCAAGAACAAGTTTTCTAAGAAGAAGCTTAGCATGGAACAGCGCCTTTTTCAACAGTTCAG GAGTTCTGGATCCTGATGAACTCTTCTTCATGAACAATGGAGCCAGTGCGACCAGTCTTCTACCTGCTGCTCATGAAGTCCGAAATCGAAGATCCGAATCTGAATCCACTAAAAATAATGTCAGCATTTTTGGAGACTGGTTTGAGCTTCAACCATCAATCACTGAATCCAAGTCAAGTAAAGCTTTGAATGTGGTAGAAAGAAGTTCAAAATCTAGACCTAAACAAATTGCCCAAT CTTCAAGAATATGTGATAGGTCTTGTAATAGCAAGGTGGTT ATTAAATCTGATCGAACTTCGATTGGAAGAAGCATCAATGTCGAGAGCGAAGGGAAGATGAAAAAGGAg tcattctccagAAGAGCATCAGGCATCAGGAATTGGCCAGCAATATCAAACCACAATATGGAGAATAAATCCACAAGAACTAGTTTAG CCAAATTCTCTCCCATCTTCACACCAACATCTGCAGCAGCTTCTGCCCTTTCCAAATCAAAATCCGAATTAAAGAAAACTCAACCTTCTGCTTCATCTTCAACCTCCAAAATTTCAAGACTCTCATTTAGGAAAAAAGGGATTGGAAATATCAGTGCTTCAACTCATTCAACAAGCTCATTTGCGTCGCCTGCGAATCCGACCCGCCATTTCCCCTCTGCAACGCTCTTTTCGCCCGTTCACAAGCAGCGAAGATCCGTTGATTCGAAAGATGTGAAAGAAGCATCGAATTTGCAGAGCAGCTTGCAAATCCCGAAGAGTATGAGGCCTTCTGGACTGCGGCCACCTTCGCCCCGCCACAGATTCTTCGATGAG AGCACTCCTCAGCACGCGGAAAGAAGCAGAAAAATGCCTCAGAGAAATCGCAAGAACCCTAGCTCAGAATCGAGTAAAAGGGATATTACAGCTGCCGCCATTGATGAGAAAAATGGGAAGAAGGAAGTGAATTTTCCCGTGCATCAACTTGATAATCTCTGCAGAAATTTTGAGGCCGTCGCTCTGGAAAGCGAGAAAATCAGTCGTGTGAAAGAAGAAAATAAGCAGCCGAGTTCAAGAATGGCTTCATCGAGGCCGTGTAGGAGAACTCCGCTCGCAGACAAAACACCCAAATGCAATTTCAGTAGAGCATTTGCATCGCCATTGATGGAACCAAAGAAAGATCAGAAGTTGGCGAGGAGGGCATCATCTGTTAGATATGCTTAG
- the LOC131017735 gene encoding uncharacterized protein LOC131017735 isoform X3 — translation MEFGHSGDVMKKRSSFGLSVADEKIKLIDILSEDDYFLVACDHSLQSSVSGIERMEQKEQNLCVQESRTSFLRRSLAWNSAFFNSSGVLDPDELFFMNNGASATSLLPAAHEVRNRRSESESTKNNVSIFGDWFELQPSITESKSSKALNVVERSSKSRPKQIAQSSRICDRSCNSKVVIKSDRTSIGRSINVESEGKMKKESFSRRASGIRNWPAISNHNMENKSTRTSLGQGLVMGEKSAYKISSNLQPITSLSAAKFSPIFTPTSAAASALSKSKSELKKTQPSASSSTSKISRLSFRKKGIGNISASTHSTSSFASPANPTRHFPSATLFSPVHKQRRSVDSKDVKEASNLQSSLQIPKSMRPSGLRPPSPRHRFFDEHAERSRKMPQRNRKNPSSESSKRDITAAAIDEKNGKKEVNFPVHQLDNLCRNFEAVALESEKISRVKEENKQPSSRMASSRPCRRTPLADKTPKCNFSRAFASPLMEPKKDQKLARRASSVRYA, via the exons ATGGAATTTGGGCATAGTGGCGATGTGATGAAGAAGAGGTCAAGTTTTGGATTAAGTGTTGCTGATGAGAAGATTAAACTGATTGATATTCTGTCTGAAGATGATTACTTTCTTGTTGCTTGTGATCATTCTCTTCAATCCTCCGTCTCAG GAATTGAAAGAATGGAACAAAAAGAGCAGAATCTGTGTGTTCAAGAATCAAGAACAAGTTTTCTAAGAAGAAGCTTAGCATGGAACAGCGCCTTTTTCAACAGTTCAG GAGTTCTGGATCCTGATGAACTCTTCTTCATGAACAATGGAGCCAGTGCGACCAGTCTTCTACCTGCTGCTCATGAAGTCCGAAATCGAAGATCCGAATCTGAATCCACTAAAAATAATGTCAGCATTTTTGGAGACTGGTTTGAGCTTCAACCATCAATCACTGAATCCAAGTCAAGTAAAGCTTTGAATGTGGTAGAAAGAAGTTCAAAATCTAGACCTAAACAAATTGCCCAAT CTTCAAGAATATGTGATAGGTCTTGTAATAGCAAGGTGGTT ATTAAATCTGATCGAACTTCGATTGGAAGAAGCATCAATGTCGAGAGCGAAGGGAAGATGAAAAAGGAg tcattctccagAAGAGCATCAGGCATCAGGAATTGGCCAGCAATATCAAACCACAATATGGAGAATAAATCCACAAGAACTAGTTTAG GGCAAGGTTTGGTGATGGGAGAGAAATCAGCTTACAAGATTTCATCAAATCTTCAACCTATTACCTCTCTCTCTGCAGCCAAATTCTCTCCCATCTTCACACCAACATCTGCAGCAGCTTCTGCCCTTTCCAAATCAAAATCCGAATTAAAGAAAACTCAACCTTCTGCTTCATCTTCAACCTCCAAAATTTCAAGACTCTCATTTAGGAAAAAAGGGATTGGAAATATCAGTGCTTCAACTCATTCAACAAGCTCATTTGCGTCGCCTGCGAATCCGACCCGCCATTTCCCCTCTGCAACGCTCTTTTCGCCCGTTCACAAGCAGCGAAGATCCGTTGATTCGAAAGATGTGAAAGAAGCATCGAATTTGCAGAGCAGCTTGCAAATCCCGAAGAGTATGAGGCCTTCTGGACTGCGGCCACCTTCGCCCCGCCACAGATTCTTCGATGAG CACGCGGAAAGAAGCAGAAAAATGCCTCAGAGAAATCGCAAGAACCCTAGCTCAGAATCGAGTAAAAGGGATATTACAGCTGCCGCCATTGATGAGAAAAATGGGAAGAAGGAAGTGAATTTTCCCGTGCATCAACTTGATAATCTCTGCAGAAATTTTGAGGCCGTCGCTCTGGAAAGCGAGAAAATCAGTCGTGTGAAAGAAGAAAATAAGCAGCCGAGTTCAAGAATGGCTTCATCGAGGCCGTGTAGGAGAACTCCGCTCGCAGACAAAACACCCAAATGCAATTTCAGTAGAGCATTTGCATCGCCATTGATGGAACCAAAGAAAGATCAGAAGTTGGCGAGGAGGGCATCATCTGTTAGATATGCTTAG
- the LOC131017735 gene encoding uncharacterized protein LOC131017735 isoform X5 has product MEFGHSGDVMKKRSSFGLSVADEKIKLIDILSEDDYFLVACDHSLQSSVSGVLDPDELFFMNNGASATSLLPAAHEVRNRRSESESTKNNVSIFGDWFELQPSITESKSSKALNVVERSSKSRPKQIAQSSRICDRSCNSKVVIKSDRTSIGRSINVESEGKMKKESFSRRASGIRNWPAISNHNMENKSTRTSLGQGLVMGEKSAYKISSNLQPITSLSAAKFSPIFTPTSAAASALSKSKSELKKTQPSASSSTSKISRLSFRKKGIGNISASTHSTSSFASPANPTRHFPSATLFSPVHKQRRSVDSKDVKEASNLQSSLQIPKSMRPSGLRPPSPRHRFFDESTPQHAERSRKMPQRNRKNPSSESSKRDITAAAIDEKNGKKEVNFPVHQLDNLCRNFEAVALESEKISRVKEENKQPSSRMASSRPCRRTPLADKTPKCNFSRAFASPLMEPKKDQKLARRASSVRYA; this is encoded by the exons ATGGAATTTGGGCATAGTGGCGATGTGATGAAGAAGAGGTCAAGTTTTGGATTAAGTGTTGCTGATGAGAAGATTAAACTGATTGATATTCTGTCTGAAGATGATTACTTTCTTGTTGCTTGTGATCATTCTCTTCAATCCTCCGTCTCAG GAGTTCTGGATCCTGATGAACTCTTCTTCATGAACAATGGAGCCAGTGCGACCAGTCTTCTACCTGCTGCTCATGAAGTCCGAAATCGAAGATCCGAATCTGAATCCACTAAAAATAATGTCAGCATTTTTGGAGACTGGTTTGAGCTTCAACCATCAATCACTGAATCCAAGTCAAGTAAAGCTTTGAATGTGGTAGAAAGAAGTTCAAAATCTAGACCTAAACAAATTGCCCAAT CTTCAAGAATATGTGATAGGTCTTGTAATAGCAAGGTGGTT ATTAAATCTGATCGAACTTCGATTGGAAGAAGCATCAATGTCGAGAGCGAAGGGAAGATGAAAAAGGAg tcattctccagAAGAGCATCAGGCATCAGGAATTGGCCAGCAATATCAAACCACAATATGGAGAATAAATCCACAAGAACTAGTTTAG GGCAAGGTTTGGTGATGGGAGAGAAATCAGCTTACAAGATTTCATCAAATCTTCAACCTATTACCTCTCTCTCTGCAGCCAAATTCTCTCCCATCTTCACACCAACATCTGCAGCAGCTTCTGCCCTTTCCAAATCAAAATCCGAATTAAAGAAAACTCAACCTTCTGCTTCATCTTCAACCTCCAAAATTTCAAGACTCTCATTTAGGAAAAAAGGGATTGGAAATATCAGTGCTTCAACTCATTCAACAAGCTCATTTGCGTCGCCTGCGAATCCGACCCGCCATTTCCCCTCTGCAACGCTCTTTTCGCCCGTTCACAAGCAGCGAAGATCCGTTGATTCGAAAGATGTGAAAGAAGCATCGAATTTGCAGAGCAGCTTGCAAATCCCGAAGAGTATGAGGCCTTCTGGACTGCGGCCACCTTCGCCCCGCCACAGATTCTTCGATGAG AGCACTCCTCAGCACGCGGAAAGAAGCAGAAAAATGCCTCAGAGAAATCGCAAGAACCCTAGCTCAGAATCGAGTAAAAGGGATATTACAGCTGCCGCCATTGATGAGAAAAATGGGAAGAAGGAAGTGAATTTTCCCGTGCATCAACTTGATAATCTCTGCAGAAATTTTGAGGCCGTCGCTCTGGAAAGCGAGAAAATCAGTCGTGTGAAAGAAGAAAATAAGCAGCCGAGTTCAAGAATGGCTTCATCGAGGCCGTGTAGGAGAACTCCGCTCGCAGACAAAACACCCAAATGCAATTTCAGTAGAGCATTTGCATCGCCATTGATGGAACCAAAGAAAGATCAGAAGTTGGCGAGGAGGGCATCATCTGTTAGATATGCTTAG